From Deinococcus sp. LM3:
TGACCAGCTGGTCAGGGACATCCACAGGACTGCGACCAGAGGAGCGATGATGAACGCGAGCATGCCCAGCACGTAGGGCAGGGAGAGCAGCAGGCCCGCCCGAGCCTCACGGCGGGCGAGCGTCACAGCCGGTCAACCGTGCGGCAGGTGGTGTCCAGGATCGACCGGAGGTCCGCGCCGGGCTGAAACACCCGGTCCAGACTGCTGGTAATCACATCATTGGCTTTCAGCCAGTCGGTGGTTGTCTGAAGCACTCGTGCCGAGGCAATCTGACTGGTCAGTGCGGTTTTCAGCATCGAAGCTGGTATCGCGGGGTTGCTGCCCAGATAAGCGCTGCTCTTCAGGATGCTCTGCCGGGGCGGGGGGAAGAACTTCGCTGTGCGGTTCATGTTTTCCCGTGATGCAAGAAACTGCAGGAAGGCAAGCGCTTCGGCCTGGTTACGACCTTTGCTGAACGCGACATACCCAGCCTGACCCAACTGGCTTATGCGTCCCGTTGGACCCTTGGGAAGGGGGGCGACACCCCATTTGAACTTGGCGTCTTTCAGCTGCCCAGCGTAACTGACGTTGTCGTAGTACATACCCAGCTTCCCGCCCTCGAAGCTCGTCTGATCTCCGGGACGCGGCATGCTGCCGTCCTTGAACATCATCTCCTGCATCAGGTTGAAAGCGCGCAGGCTACCGGCGGAGTTCAGATTGCACTTCTGATTGCTGTCGTACACGCCACCACCGTGCGACCACAGTACGGCCAGCAGTCCGCCTGCCCAGGCCTTGGGATCGACTCGCATGACCCGTGCGCCGGAACTGCCCGTTTTGGTTTTGATGGCCAGTGCCGACTTCTGGAAGGCGGCATAGTCCCACTGCCCCCGGGCGTACTGGGCCAGAGGGTCCGTGATCTTGGCCTGTGCAAAGAGGTCCTTATTATAAAACAGCACAAGTGGCGAGTTGGAGAAGGGGAGGCCGTAGAGATTGCCATTACGCTTCCAGAGACTCAGCGAAGACGTCGTGAAGTCCGAAAGCCCGAAAGCAGCCACCTTGCCCAGTGAAGCCACATTGACAAGGTTGCCAGACGCGATAAATGTCGGTACGTCGCGTTCAGAGAGCCATCCGACATCGGGGGCGTCACCAGAAGCAATTTGCACAGCCAGCTTACGGCTGTAATCCGCAAACGGCGTGACTTCTATCCGGACATCCACATTGGTTTTGGCTGTGTATTCCCGCGCAAGCTGCTGCAGGAGGGCCAGGCCATCGCCGCCGGCCCAGGTGCTGAAGCGCAGTTCAGTCGCCTGCGCGGAAGATGCCACGGCGAGCATCGAAGCGAGAAAAGTGTACAGGGCGGGACGGCGCATCATGAACCTCCTGAAGTAATACGTATTGGCTTGCTCCGAAGCGTATGGGTACAGATCGGCCTTGTCAAGCGGTCAGCCCTGCGGACAGACTTCGGTCTCAGCTCGGGGTGGGCACGGGAACCCCAAAACGCCATTTCCCAAATGCCCCTCTGACCTCAGTGCCCGATACTTTCCCGTGGGGCTTGAAGAATTTCAGTTGACACGCGAGAACATGGCGCGTCCCCCTCCTCCGCCAAGCTAACCCGCTGCTTCACCGCGCATTTTCCGGAGTTCCGCCATGGTCAGGTCGAGGTGCTCTCCTTCATGGTCCTCGCCCTCCTTGGCGGCAAGGACATCCGGCAGGCAATATTGACCAGCAGTTCGCTCGGTCCTCGGTGATCATGGCTCCTCAGACACTTCCAAGGCGGGGTGCCTCAAACCTCGCTCGAGAAGCGCGTCAGCCGCACATCAAGTAGAAGTTCGCCTAATACGGACTCCGATTGAACGGCTCTGCAAGCCGTTCAATCGGAGCGGAGCGAGAAGGAGAGAAACGCCCCTCCGGACGTGGAGCTGGCAACCCGGGGATGTTCCGGGTTGTCAGCGAAACAGACGGCAGTCCGTATAATCATCCGCGCGAGGGTTACTCTGCGCCCTGAGCGACGACTTCAGCACTGCGCTGGGCGAGCCACTTTTTGCGATCCACACTGGCCTTTGGCCTGCTCCTCAAGAAGGACAAACTTGCACGCGCCCGGGCCGAATCTCAACTTCGTCCCGTTCACGCTTTGGGGTCAGGCCATTCCTGCCTGTAGAGAAATGCAACCTCAGCGTCACGACCTCATAGGGCCGCAGATCGAGGATGACCGTTTCACCAGTGAGGGTGAGCGGCCGCGGCGCTTCCTCCAGCAAGTTCACGCATTCGGCTCCCCTCAGTCCCGCGATTTCGAGTCGGGCTTCCCCGCGCGCTCCATGCGGCTCGTAGAGCCGCATGATCAGGGCGCCGTCCTCCTCCGCCTTCTTGAGGGCACCCAGGGCTACCGGCAGGCCCGAACCGCTCACCCAGCCTCCAGTCGGAACTGGGCCAGAAGCGGGAACCGCCACCAGCGGGCTGTTCAGGTCAAAGGCCTCACGCACGGTGCCGGCCTCGTTCCAGCGCCCCACGTGGGGAACAGCGCGTAGCTGAATTCGTGCTCGCCCTCGTCGGCGGTGGGATCGGGGTACATCGGACCGCGCAGCAGGGTCAGCGCCAGGGTCCCCCCCAGCGCCGAGTGCCCGTATTTGCTGTCGTTGAGCAGAGAGACGCCGTAGCCGCTCTCCCCCAGGTCGGCCCAGCGGTGCCCGGCGACCTCGAATCGCGCCGCGTCGCCGGGGGAGTTGCGGTGGGTGGGGCGGGAAACGGCGCCGAAAGCCGTCTCGAACCAGGCTTCGTGGGTGCGTATCTTCAGTTCAAAGACCGCCTTGACCAGTGTGCGGCGCTCGTGCCACTCGGCGCGGGTGTGGATCTCAATCCGGCGCGAGTCGGCACGCAGGCGGTAGGTTTGCGTGAGGCGCGATTCGCGCCAGCGCCGGGTGACCCGTAAGGCAGCGCGTAGAGGTCCGGCCTCGATCAATTCCAGGGTCTCCACCCCGCCGATCTCCTCGCCCTCGCCCTCGATGCTGGGTGCCACGTCCCAGGCGTCGTACTCGCGGGGCAGGTCGAAGTGGGCGATCAGGCGGTTGCCGCGACCCTCCAGGACCTCGCGCCGCTCCTGCTTGTCGTAGATCCGGTGCAGGGTGCCGTCCGTGCCGATCAGCACTTCCAACAGGGTGTTTCCCAGGATCCAGCCGTCTGCCGTCTCGCGCGTCTGCACGCGGGCGGACACAGGGGGGGTGTCGCCCGGTTCGGCGCGCAGTTCCAGCAGACTCAGGGCGGACACGTCGCGCCCCGGGGCGTGGACCAGCAGACCGCCCTCCACCGGCTGGGCGGGCAGCGGCTGGCCGTCCGCATCATGGACGGCACCGGACGCGCCGGGAAGCAGCACACTCAGCGGCCGGTCATGCAACGCGGAGTTGGCGATGGCCCAGCGGCCCACATGGTTCTCCCCCGCCGTCAGTGCCCGCACCGCCGCGTCTCGGAGGCCCGCAGCGCGAGTGACGACCTCCTCCAGTTCGGCTCTGGCGACCACGTTGACCTCGCGGATGCTGGAGCCGGGCAGGATGTCGTGGAACTGGTTGAGCAGGGTGTTTTTCCAGATCGCCTCCAGCTCGGCGGCGGGATAGGCATGCCCCGCCAGGTGGGCCAGGCTGGCGAAGGCCTCGGCTTCCAGAAGGCGGGCCTCCGCTGCGCGGTTCAGCCACTTGAGCCGTGCCTGCGAGGTCAGGACGCCCCGGTGGAACTCCAGATAGAGCTCGCCCACCCAGACCGGCAGGCCTTCGCGGGGCAGGGACGCAAAGAAGTCGTCCACCCGGCTCATTCGCAGCCGCGGAAGCGCCGGGAAGTCGCGCAGCCGGGCATACAGCTCCAGATGCTCGCTCGCCGGGCCACCGCCACCGTCGCCGTGCCCGAACGTGAAGAGGCTCTCGGGCTCACGGATCTCCTCCCCGCCCATCCAGAGCGGGAGGGCCTGACCCTGAAACTGCCGCCAGGTGCCCAGCAGGTCAAGCGGCTCGACCAGACCGTTGTAGGCCCGCCCCGCCGGGTTGTAGAAGGTATGCGCCCGCACCCGGCTGCCGTCGAGGCCTTCCCACTCGAACAGGTCGTATGGAAAGACGGTCGTCTCGTTCCAGTTGAGCTTGGTGGTGAAAAAGCCCCCGATGCCCGCCTGGAGGAGCAGTTGCGGTAGCGCCGAGGTAAAGCCGAAGGTGTCGGGGAGCCAGGCCACCGTGCTGGCATGCCCGAATCTGGCCTTGAAGTAGCGCTGACCGTACAGCAGTTGCCGCGCCAGCGACTCTCCGCCCGTCATCTGACAGTCGGGTTCCACCCACATGCCCCCGACCGGCTCGAAGCGGCCCTCCCGTGCGCGGGCCTGCAGGGCCTGAAGAAGGGCCGGGTCGTCCTCTTCCAGCCAGGCGAAGACCTGCGCGGAGGACTGACCGAACAGCAACTCCGGGTAACGGTCCATCAACTCCAGCAGGGTGTGGAAGGTCCGGCGCAGTTTGCGGCGCGTCTCGGCGACCGGCCACAGCCAGGCAAGGTCGATATGCGCGTGTCCGCTGAGGGCCAGGCGGCCGCTGGGAGGGTAGAGCGCCCGCACCCGGTCGAGATGTCCTGCCAGGGCCACGCGCGCCCGCTCGATGCCCGCGACGATTTCCGGGGGAAGCGGCTGGGGCGCAGGCAAGTCCGGCAGGCGGTCCCACACGTCGCCTGCGTGGCTGCGTCCCGCCGAGCCGTGGGAGATCCGGGCCAGATATCCAGAGGTGCCCGAGGGCCACTCGAGGTCCGCGAGCGCGGCCTCGGCGGCGGCCAGCAGATGCGGGACAACCTCGTGGACGTTTCCGGGCGTCCCCTCGCGCGGGCTGCGTCCCGTCTGGAGGCCGCCCAGTACCCGCGCGGCCTCCAGCACGGCGGTGAGGTCGAGCAGCAGGCCCTGGACCGCCGCCTCGGGCGCGACGAGGTGGGCACGGGTCAGGCGCGGGGCGGGGTTCGGGGTGCCGAACAGTCCCTTGGGCACCGCCTCGATCTCGACCCGGACCTTTTCGCCGCCCATGGCGCACCCGGCCACCCGGAAGGCGCGGTGGTACTCGTTCAGCCCGCCGGTCAGCGTTTGTGTCAGGGCGCTGCTGGTGATCTGCACGAAGCCCTCGCCGCCCACGTCGAGTTCGAGTTCCACCATCCGGCCCGCGAAGCTGGCAGGCACCTGAAATTCGGCTGCGAACCGCACCGGGCCGCCCGCAACCGATTGATCCACCTGCGGCCAGGGGTCACCGAGCCGCAGCAGCGTGGGGGGAGCGCCGGGTGCTGTGAAAGTCCACCCCTCCACAGGCCACTCGCGGGCCATCCGCCAGGCGGCGAAATCGTCGCGGCGCTTCTCGAGGAGTTGCAGGCGCTGGGCGAGGGTCAAGGACATGTGGAACACCTTGGTCTGGTGAGCGGCGCAGTGGGCCGGGCAGAGAGCGAACCGGTGAACAGCTGAGGCATCAGGCTCCTGTGGCAAGTCGCAGTGAGGGCCGCCTCCCGGTCGGAGCGGGGAGGCGGAAGGCAGAACCGGTCTGAGCGTGGGGAAGGGACGGCGCAACAGAGGGACGGCGCACCCCCCGCGTCATCTCATACGGATTCCGTTTGTTTCGCCAACACTCCGGAACTTCACCGGATTGCCGGCTCCACGTCCGGAACCCGCCCCGCTCCCACTCGCTTCGCTCCGATTGAATGGGCTTTGCAGCCCATTCAATCGGAGTCCGTATCAGCGCGGATCCGTACAGGTCAGCCTGACGATCACCGGCTGGGCGCGGTACAGCAGGTCCCCCTTCTGCGCCCCGGGCAGCGCGCTCGGTACTGAGCCGTCGTAAGTCTCTCCCACGGCGTACAGCAGGTTCGTGGCGCGTTCCTCCGTTCCGGCCTGGCTGCCGCACACGGCGTCCAGGCGCGTGGTGTGCTGCTCCCCGACGGCCAGAACGCCGCTCTCGGACTTGACCGTGTGCTCACGTCCCAGCGGCGTGAGCGCGTAATGCACGAAGGACTCGGGTACGCCCTGGTTGGCGAACGCCAGGGTGGAACGGACCGTCTGCCGCACCGGGGCCGTCAGATCGAAGGTGCTGCCTGAAGGCAGGGCGAGCGCGGCGCGCTCCCGCAGCTTGATGCTGGCGCGGATGTTCGGCAGGGCGCTGTCAGGGGTCACCGTGACGATATCGGCGGGCTGGGCGCAGGCACTCCACAACATGCCCGGGGCGAGGGGACGACGCCAGGGCTTCCCGGAGGCCCCTTCCAGCTGACCCACGACCAGTTCACGCCACGACGATCCCCGGAAGGCGTAATTGCCGCTGAGCAGGCGGAAGTCTCCCCGGCCGGGAAAGGCGATGGTGGTCATGACCTTGAACACCTGATCCTCGCCTGCGGTTTTCCAGCCGATCGCCTCCTCATGGAGGATCTCGCGGGTGGCAAAGCCGCTGTCCCCGACCAGTACCACGCCTTTCGGCGTGACGCGGAACTTCAGCCAGGAACCGGAAATCTCCAGACGCAGGGCGCCGTCATGGGGAATGCTCATCCGCATCGAGGCGCTCTGGTTGCCCGACAGGCGATAGACATACTGGAAGCCGTCCTCGCCGTTCTCACGGGCAATATTCTTCTGTTTGCCCTCGACATTGATGACGGGAATCCACGCTCCGTCCTGGACGGCGTAGATTCCGGCGTCGGCGGCGCGACCCTGGCGCGGCTGGCCCCCCAGGTACAGGTAGGGAAACACCGTATTGGTCGCGCGGATGTCCGGCATGAAGGCGGTACCCTCAATGAAGTTCACCGGGCCTGTGCGGGCCGGATCGGTCTGAAAGCGGGAATAGGCTCCGCTCATCTCGTTGCGGCAACGCAGGAAGACGCCATCCGAGGCGTGCCCGGGAGGTGTGGCGGCGCTCTGGGTGCCGAGCGGGCCGAAGACGTCCGGGTCGATTCCGATGGACGGCAGTGGCGCGGCACCCTCACTGAGGTCAAGCGCGTCTTGGCTGGGTTCTTCCGCTCCGGTGGACTGCGTGCCGAGCGTCCCCGCCGGGTGCACGGCAGACTGAGGTGCAGAGGAGAGGTGGCCGCAGGCGGTCAGGAGAAGCGCGGAGGCGGCGAGCAGGCTGAGTCGGTTACGCATGATGACCTTTCCAGGCGCGCCAGGGATGGACGTGCCCCCACCAGGGAGGTGGACTGCTGTGAGGGTGGTGTGCCGAGAGGGCCTTTCGTTGCCGGGTGCCCCGCCAGTCGATGACGCCAGTCACGCAGAGGGTGTCCTGCTGGAGGCCTGATGCCTGCGGGCTTCTGGCGGTCAGTCGGCTTCTGGAGGGTCACGGGTGTGCCCCTGGGTGAAAGCCGTCGGTGGTTGAGGGGAGGCCGGGAAGCGGCCGACGACCCCACCCCCGCCGGGGCATCCAGTCACCTTCACCGGGCCACCTGACCCAGTGGCACGGGTAATTCACCGTCCGCGGTGGTCTCTCCAGCCAGACAGCGCTGCAGGGCGTCCAGGGCCTCCGGGCGAAAGCCGTAGGTGATCAGTGCGGGCGCATTCACGTCCAGCGCCGCGTACGGATTCCACAGCGCCAGGTGAAGGTCAGGCGTCGCCCCGCGCCAGGCGGGGTGCCGGTGGCGGGCCGTGGTGGCCAGGATCACGGTTCGTCCACGGGCCCGCAGGGCCTGCCAGTCGAGGGAGCCGGGTCGGTGACGAGCAGGGTCTCGACCTCGTACAGCCCTCCTAGGCGCCGCGCAAGGTCCTGACCACTGACGCCCGCTTCCATCACGTTCTCGCCGGGCACCTCGGCCACGGCGACCAGAGTGACGCCCGCTCCCCGGGAGGCAGGACCGGATCGCGGTAGCGCGTGAGCCCGCGCGCCCACGCGTCTCCCAGCAGGGAGGCGTCCGCGGTCCGCTGCGGGGGTAGGTACGCCCTGGAGCGGCTGGGGTACTGGCGGGCCAGCGAGTCCAGTCGGGCGAGTTTGTCTGCCACGTCCGGCACCCGTCCGGCGGCGATCGCCTCTTCCACCGCCTGCAGGGTTTCTTCCTGCGCCGAGCGCCGTCCCAGGGCCATCACCATGTCGGCCCCGGCCAGCAGCGCCAGCACGGCCGCCTCGCCGCGCCCGTAGTGGTCGTCGATAGCCTTCATTCCCATCGAGTCGGTGATCACCACGCCGCCGTAGCCCCAGTCGTCCCGTAGCAGCCCGGTCAGCAGCGCGGGGGAGAGCGTCGCAGGCAGGTCCGGATCCAGCGCCGGGTAGACGATATGTGCCGTCATGACGGCGGGCACCTCGGCCTCCCGGAAGGCCCGGCGGAAGGGGACGAACTCGCCCACCTCCAGTTCGGCGCGTCCCTTGGCCACCCGGGGCAGCGCGAGGTGGCTGTCCAGGACGGTGTCCCCGTGGCCCGGGAAATGCTTGACGCAGCCTGCCACGCCCTCCGAGAGCGAACCCTCCAGCCAGGCGAGGGCCAGCTCGGTCACCCGGTCGGGGTCCGACCCGAAGGCGCGGTCCCCAATGACGGGGTTGTGCGGATTCACGTTGAGGTCCAGTACCGGCGCGAAGTTCCAGTTGATTCCCACGGCGGCCAGGGGTCGCGCAACCGCCGCGCCGACCTCGCGGGCCAGGGTGGGGTCGCCGGCCGCCCCCAGGCTCAGGGCGCTGGGGGCGGCCGGCCAGAACGGCGTGCGGAAGACGCCGCCGCCCTCCTGGTCGATGGCGATCAGCGCTCCAGCACCCATCACGTCGCGCAGGTCCGCCACCAGCCGGGCGAGCTGCGGCTCGCTCTCGACGTTCTTGCGAAACAGGCAGACCGCCCGGATCCGGTGGCGGCGCAGATGTTCGCGGGTGTCGGCGTCGAGGTCGGGGCCAGGAATATCGACCATCAGCAGCGGGCCGGCCTGGGGAGCATGTTCGGGCATGGGTCTCCTTTGGAACAAAGTTCCAGTTTGGGCATTGATTGACAGCGGTTTGCTCCAAGAGTAGTCTTATTCCAACTTCACAGTCAATCCTGGAATTTTTCTCCAACCGCGCTGCTCGCTCACCGCGCGGC
This genomic window contains:
- a CDS encoding sugar ABC transporter substrate-binding protein, which codes for MMRRPALYTFLASMLAVASSAQATELRFSTWAGGDGLALLQQLAREYTAKTNVDVRIEVTPFADYSRKLAVQIASGDAPDVGWLSERDVPTFIASGNLVNVASLGKVAAFGLSDFTTSSLSLWKRNGNLYGLPFSNSPLVLFYNKDLFAQAKITDPLAQYARGQWDYAAFQKSALAIKTKTGSSGARVMRVDPKAWAGGLLAVLWSHGGGVYDSNQKCNLNSAGSLRAFNLMQEMMFKDGSMPRPGDQTSFEGGKLGMYYDNVSYAGQLKDAKFKWGVAPLPKGPTGRISQLGQAGYVAFSKGRNQAEALAFLQFLASRENMNRTAKFFPPPRQSILKSSAYLGSNPAIPASMLKTALTSQIASARVLQTTTDWLKANDVITSSLDRVFQPGADLRSILDTTCRTVDRL
- a CDS encoding alpha-mannosidase; this encodes MSLTLAQRLQLLEKRRDDFAAWRMAREWPVEGWTFTAPGAPPTLLRLGDPWPQVDQSVAGGPVRFAAEFQVPASFAGRMVELELDVGGEGFVQITSSALTQTLTGGLNEYHRAFRVAGCAMGGEKVRVEIEAVPKGLFGTPNPAPRLTRAHLVAPEAAVQGLLLDLTAVLEAARVLGGLQTGRSPREGTPGNVHEVVPHLLAAAEAALADLEWPSGTSGYLARISHGSAGRSHAGDVWDRLPDLPAPQPLPPEIVAGIERARVALAGHLDRVRALYPPSGRLALSGHAHIDLAWLWPVAETRRKLRRTFHTLLELMDRYPELLFGQSSAQVFAWLEEDDPALLQALQARAREGRFEPVGGMWVEPDCQMTGGESLARQLLYGQRYFKARFGHASTVAWLPDTFGFTSALPQLLLQAGIGGFFTTKLNWNETTVFPYDLFEWEGLDGSRVRAHTFYNPAGRAYNGLVEPLDLLGTWRQFQGQALPLWMGGEEIREPESLFTFGHGDGGGGPASEHLELYARLRDFPALPRLRMSRVDDFFASLPREGLPVWVGELYLEFHRGVLTSQARLKWLNRAAEARLLEAEAFASLAHLAGHAYPAAELEAIWKNTLLNQFHDILPGSSIREVNVVARAELEEVVTRAAGLRDAAVRALTAGENHVGRWAIANSALHDRPLSVLLPGASGAVHDADGQPLPAQPVEGGLLVHAPGRDVSALSLLELRAEPGDTPPVSARVQTRETADGWILGNTLLEVLIGTDGTLHRIYDKQERREVLEGRGNRLIAHFDLPREYDAWDVAPSIEGEGEEIGGVETLELIEAGPLRAALRVTRRWRESRLTQTYRLRADSRRIEIHTRAEWHERRTLVKAVFELKIRTHEAWFETAFGAVSRPTHRNSPGDAARFEVAGHRWADLGESGYGVSLLNDSKYGHSALGGTLALTLLRGPMYPDPTADEGEHEFSYALFPTWGAGTRPAPCVRPLT
- the nagZ gene encoding beta-N-acetylhexosaminidase, which codes for MPEHAPQAGPLLMVDIPGPDLDADTREHLRRHRIRAVCLFRKNVESEPQLARLVADLRDVMGAGALIAIDQEGGGVFRTPFWPAAPSALSLGAAGDPTLAREVGAAVARPLAAVGINWNFAPVLDLNVNPHNPVIGDRAFGSDPDRVTELALAWLEGSLSEGVAGCVKHFPGHGDTVLDSHLALPRVAKGRAELEVGEFVPFRRAFREAEVPAVMTAHIVYPALDPDLPATLSPALLTGLLRDDWGYGGVVITDSMGMKAIDDHYGRGEAAVLALLAGADMVMALGRRSAQEETLQAVEEAIAAGRVPDVADKLARLDSLARQYPSRSRAYLPPQRTADASLLGDAWARGLTRYRDPVLPPGERASLWSPWPRCPART
- a CDS encoding glycosyl hydrolase-related protein; amino-acid sequence: MSGSGLPVALGALKKAEEDGALIMRLYEPHGARGEARLEIAGLRGAECVNLLEEAPRPLTLTGETVILDLRPYEVVTLRLHFSTGRNGLTPKRERDEVEIRPGRVQVCPS